One segment of Chelonia mydas isolate rCheMyd1 chromosome 13, rCheMyd1.pri.v2, whole genome shotgun sequence DNA contains the following:
- the PARP2 gene encoding poly [ADP-ribose] polymerase 2 isoform X4, with amino-acid sequence MSRKRRVAEAGDVGLALELRWEWQDPGGTWHCFVPEQSEVLTQAARAGKPSVTVGSCVDLRRMVQQNGQMGQDRCVAAAIQDQDSYFVWCWQGDKEGQWLPYPADTCLALEGARRGNGGPSLEVTFSQTRYTLDTAQMTQTNVRTGYQRRMERRESDAVDDDGASEPSSVPGFSSPQRPSAPKRPWDGGASPNPGAGGESTEVIKTLIVKGKAPVDPECLAKLGKAHVYCEGDDVYDVMLNQTNLQFNNNKFYVLQLLENDGSRSYSVWMRWGRVGRPGQHMLVSCAGDLVQAKEIFTKKFLDKTKNHWAERGNFQKVMGKYDLLHMDSQPPATELSCAGAPRPQLASQLDPRVQALLGLVCDLQAMEEMVLEMKYDTKKAPLGKLTVEQIRAGFQSLQKVEAVLRAGDTGRALLEACNEFYTRVPHDFGLRTPPLIRTRQELQEKVQLLEALGEIQIAIRLAHLELHGQEHPLDQSYRKLGCELRPLDRDSAHFQVLERYLLSTHAPTHRDYSMELLEAFALRRAGEPPFCTSLPNRMLLWHGSRLGNWVGILSQGLRVAPPEAPVTGYMFGKGIYFADMSSKSANYCFASRQRDVGLLLLCEVALGECQELLEANAEARKLPPGKHSTKGLGKLAPAPANSVMLDGAAVPLGPAVETGVTNPHGYTLNYNEFVVYDPGQVRMRYLLQVRFNFVQLW; translated from the exons ATGAGCCGGAAGCGGAGGGTAGCCGAGGCAGGAGACGTGGGCCTGGCACTGGAGCTGCGCTGGGAGTGGCAGGACCCTGGCGGCACCTGGCATTGCTTCGTGCCTGAGCAGAGCGAGGTACTGACACAGGcggccag ggcagggaaGCCCAGCGTGACTGTGGGCTCCTGTGTGGACCTGCGGCGGATGGTGCAGCAGAACGGACAGATGGGGCAGGACAGATGCGTGGCAGCAGCCATCCAGGACCAGGACTCCT ATTTCGTGTGGTGCTGGCAGGGGGACAAAGAGGGGCAGTGGCTGCCCTACCCTGCCGATACCTGCCTGGCGCTGGAGGGTGCGCGGCGCGGCAACGGGGGGCCCAGCCTAGAGGTGACGTTCAGCCAGACCCGCTACACATTGGACACGGCCCAGATGACCCAGACCAACGTCAGAACCGGATACCAGCGCCGGATGGAACGGAGGGAGTCAG ATGCTGTGGATGACGATGGGGCATCTGAGCCCAGCTCCGTCCCTGGCTTCTCGTCCCCACAACGGCCCTCAGCACCAAAGAGACCCTGGGATGGTGGGGCCAGCCCCAACCCCGGAGCCGGGGGAGAGAGCACAG AGGTCATCAAGACCCTGATTGTGAAGGGGAAGGCGCCGGTGGATCCCGAGTGCTTGGCTAAACTGGGGAAG GCCCATGTTTACTGCGAAGGGGACGATGTCTACGACGTGATGCTGAACCAG ACCAACCTCCAGTTCAACAACAACAAGTTCTACGTCCTACAGCTGCTGGAGAACGATGGGTCGCGGAGCTACAGTGTCTGGATGCGCTGGGGGCGTG TGGGGCGGCCAGGCCAGCACATGCTGGTGTCCTGCGCTGGGGACCTCGTCCAGGCCAAGGAGATCTTCACTAAGAA GTTCCTCGACAAGACCAAAAACCACTGGGCCGAGCGGGGCAACTTCCAGAAAGTGATGGGCAAGTACGACCTGCTGCACATGGACAGCCAACCCCCc GCCACAGAGCTGAGCTGCGCGGgggccccccggccccagctggcCTCACAGCTAGACCCCCGAGTGCAGGCGCTGCTGGGGCTGGTCTGTGACCTGCAGGCCATGGAGGAGATGGTGCTGGAGATGAAGTATGACACCAAGAAGGCCCCTCTTG GGAAGCTGACGGTGGAGCAGATCCGTGCCGGGTTCCAGTCACTGCAGAAGGTGGAGGCGGTTCTGCGAGCCGGGGACACCGGGCGGGCCCTGCTGGAGGCCTGCAACGAGTTCTACACCCGCGTGCCCCATGACTTTGG GCTCCGGACCCCCCCATTGATCCGGACACGGCAGGAGCTTCAGGAGAAggtgcagctgctggag GCCCTGGGTGAGATCCAGATTGCCATCAGGCTGGCACACTTGGAGCTGCACGGCCAGGAGCATCCCCTGGACCAAAGCTACCGCAAGCTGGGCTGCGAGCTCCGCCCCCTGGACCGGGACTCCGCCCACTTCCAG GTGCTGGAGCGGTACCTGCTCTCCACCCATGCGCCCACCCACCGTGACTACTCCATGGAGCTGCTGGAGGCCTTCGCCCTGCGCCGGGCTGGCGAGCCCCCCTTCTGCACCAGCCTGCCCAAccg AATGTTGCTGTGGCACGGCTCCAGGCTGGGCAACTGGGTGGGGAtcctgagccaggggctgagagtGGCGCCCCCTGAGGCCCCTGTCACCGGCTACATG TTCGGGAAGGGCATCTACTTCGCAGACATGTCATCCAAGAGCGCCAACTACTGCTTCGCCTCACGCCAGCGCGACGtgggcctgctgctgctgtgcgAG GTGGCCCTGGGCGAgtgccaggagctgctggaggcaaATGCTGAGGCCAGGAAGCTGCCACCTGGGAAGCACAGTACCAAGGGGCTGGGGAAGCTAGCGCCCGCCCCCGCCAACAGCGTCATGCT GGATGGGGCTGCAGTGCCCCTGGGCCCAGCGGTGGAGACGGGCGTGACGAACCCCCATGGCTACACCCTCAACTACAACGAGTTTGTCGTCTACGACCCAGGCCAGGTGCGGATGCGCTACCTGCTCCAAGTGCGCTTCAACTTTGTGCAGCTGTGGTAA
- the PARP2 gene encoding poly [ADP-ribose] polymerase 2 isoform X8, with protein sequence MSRKRRVAEAGDVGLALELRWEWQDPGGTWHCFVPEQSEVLTQAARAGKPSVTVGSCVDLRRMVQQNGQMGQDRCVAAAIQDQDSYAVDDDGASEPSSVPGFSSPQRPSAPKRPWDGGASPNPGAGGESTEVIKTLIVKGKAPVDPECLAKLGKAHVYCEGDDVYDVMLNQTNLQFNNNKFYVLQLLENDGSRSYSVWMRWGRVGRPGQHMLVSCAGDLVQAKEIFTKKFLDKTKNHWAERGNFQKVMGKYDLLHMDSQPPATELSCAGAPRPQLASQLDPRVQALLGLVCDLQAMEEMVLEMKYDTKKAPLGKLTVEQIRAGFQSLQKVEAVLRAGDTGRALLEACNEFYTRVPHDFGLRTPPLIRTRQELQEKVQLLEALGEIQIAIRLAHLELHGQEHPLDQSYRKLGCELRPLDRDSAHFQVLERYLLSTHAPTHRDYSMELLEAFALRRAGEPPFCTSLPNRMLLWHGSRLGNWVGILSQGLRVAPPEAPVTGYMFGKGIYFADMSSKSANYCFASRQRDVGLLLLCEGWGCSAPGPSGGDGRDEPPWLHPQLQRVCRLRPRPGADALPAPSALQLCAAVVRGPGRLLGKCPSAFLLQ encoded by the exons ATGAGCCGGAAGCGGAGGGTAGCCGAGGCAGGAGACGTGGGCCTGGCACTGGAGCTGCGCTGGGAGTGGCAGGACCCTGGCGGCACCTGGCATTGCTTCGTGCCTGAGCAGAGCGAGGTACTGACACAGGcggccag ggcagggaaGCCCAGCGTGACTGTGGGCTCCTGTGTGGACCTGCGGCGGATGGTGCAGCAGAACGGACAGATGGGGCAGGACAGATGCGTGGCAGCAGCCATCCAGGACCAGGACTCCT ATGCTGTGGATGACGATGGGGCATCTGAGCCCAGCTCCGTCCCTGGCTTCTCGTCCCCACAACGGCCCTCAGCACCAAAGAGACCCTGGGATGGTGGGGCCAGCCCCAACCCCGGAGCCGGGGGAGAGAGCACAG AGGTCATCAAGACCCTGATTGTGAAGGGGAAGGCGCCGGTGGATCCCGAGTGCTTGGCTAAACTGGGGAAG GCCCATGTTTACTGCGAAGGGGACGATGTCTACGACGTGATGCTGAACCAG ACCAACCTCCAGTTCAACAACAACAAGTTCTACGTCCTACAGCTGCTGGAGAACGATGGGTCGCGGAGCTACAGTGTCTGGATGCGCTGGGGGCGTG TGGGGCGGCCAGGCCAGCACATGCTGGTGTCCTGCGCTGGGGACCTCGTCCAGGCCAAGGAGATCTTCACTAAGAA GTTCCTCGACAAGACCAAAAACCACTGGGCCGAGCGGGGCAACTTCCAGAAAGTGATGGGCAAGTACGACCTGCTGCACATGGACAGCCAACCCCCc GCCACAGAGCTGAGCTGCGCGGgggccccccggccccagctggcCTCACAGCTAGACCCCCGAGTGCAGGCGCTGCTGGGGCTGGTCTGTGACCTGCAGGCCATGGAGGAGATGGTGCTGGAGATGAAGTATGACACCAAGAAGGCCCCTCTTG GGAAGCTGACGGTGGAGCAGATCCGTGCCGGGTTCCAGTCACTGCAGAAGGTGGAGGCGGTTCTGCGAGCCGGGGACACCGGGCGGGCCCTGCTGGAGGCCTGCAACGAGTTCTACACCCGCGTGCCCCATGACTTTGG GCTCCGGACCCCCCCATTGATCCGGACACGGCAGGAGCTTCAGGAGAAggtgcagctgctggag GCCCTGGGTGAGATCCAGATTGCCATCAGGCTGGCACACTTGGAGCTGCACGGCCAGGAGCATCCCCTGGACCAAAGCTACCGCAAGCTGGGCTGCGAGCTCCGCCCCCTGGACCGGGACTCCGCCCACTTCCAG GTGCTGGAGCGGTACCTGCTCTCCACCCATGCGCCCACCCACCGTGACTACTCCATGGAGCTGCTGGAGGCCTTCGCCCTGCGCCGGGCTGGCGAGCCCCCCTTCTGCACCAGCCTGCCCAAccg AATGTTGCTGTGGCACGGCTCCAGGCTGGGCAACTGGGTGGGGAtcctgagccaggggctgagagtGGCGCCCCCTGAGGCCCCTGTCACCGGCTACATG TTCGGGAAGGGCATCTACTTCGCAGACATGTCATCCAAGAGCGCCAACTACTGCTTCGCCTCACGCCAGCGCGACGtgggcctgctgctgctgtgcgAG GGATGGGGCTGCAGTGCCCCTGGGCCCAGCGGTGGAGACGGGCGTGACGAACCCCCATGGCTACACCCTCAACTACAACGAGTTTGTCGTCTACGACCCAGGCCAGGTGCGGATGCGCTACCTGCTCCAAGTGCGCTTCAACTTTGTGCAGCTGTGGTAAGGGGCCCTGGGCGCCTCCTGGGGAAATGTCCCTCTGCCTTCCTACTGCAATAA
- the PARP2 gene encoding poly [ADP-ribose] polymerase 2 isoform X9: protein MVQQNGQMGQDRCVAAAIQDQDSYAVDDDGASEPSSVPGFSSPQRPSAPKRPWDGGASPNPGAGGESTEVIKTLIVKGKAPVDPECLAKLGKAHVYCEGDDVYDVMLNQTNLQFNNNKFYVLQLLENDGSRSYSVWMRWGRVGRPGQHMLVSCAGDLVQAKEIFTKKFLDKTKNHWAERGNFQKVMGKYDLLHMDSQPPATELSCAGAPRPQLASQLDPRVQALLGLVCDLQAMEEMVLEMKYDTKKAPLGKLTVEQIRAGFQSLQKVEAVLRAGDTGRALLEACNEFYTRVPHDFGLRTPPLIRTRQELQEKVQLLEALGEIQIAIRLAHLELHGQEHPLDQSYRKLGCELRPLDRDSAHFQVLERYLLSTHAPTHRDYSMELLEAFALRRAGEPPFCTSLPNRMLLWHGSRLGNWVGILSQGLRVAPPEAPVTGYMFGKGIYFADMSSKSANYCFASRQRDVGLLLLCEVALGECQELLEANAEARKLPPGKHSTKGLGKLAPAPANSVMLDGAAVPLGPAVETGVTNPHGYTLNYNEFVVYDPGQVRMRYLLQVRFNFVQLW from the exons ATGGTGCAGCAGAACGGACAGATGGGGCAGGACAGATGCGTGGCAGCAGCCATCCAGGACCAGGACTCCT ATGCTGTGGATGACGATGGGGCATCTGAGCCCAGCTCCGTCCCTGGCTTCTCGTCCCCACAACGGCCCTCAGCACCAAAGAGACCCTGGGATGGTGGGGCCAGCCCCAACCCCGGAGCCGGGGGAGAGAGCACAG AGGTCATCAAGACCCTGATTGTGAAGGGGAAGGCGCCGGTGGATCCCGAGTGCTTGGCTAAACTGGGGAAG GCCCATGTTTACTGCGAAGGGGACGATGTCTACGACGTGATGCTGAACCAG ACCAACCTCCAGTTCAACAACAACAAGTTCTACGTCCTACAGCTGCTGGAGAACGATGGGTCGCGGAGCTACAGTGTCTGGATGCGCTGGGGGCGTG TGGGGCGGCCAGGCCAGCACATGCTGGTGTCCTGCGCTGGGGACCTCGTCCAGGCCAAGGAGATCTTCACTAAGAA GTTCCTCGACAAGACCAAAAACCACTGGGCCGAGCGGGGCAACTTCCAGAAAGTGATGGGCAAGTACGACCTGCTGCACATGGACAGCCAACCCCCc GCCACAGAGCTGAGCTGCGCGGgggccccccggccccagctggcCTCACAGCTAGACCCCCGAGTGCAGGCGCTGCTGGGGCTGGTCTGTGACCTGCAGGCCATGGAGGAGATGGTGCTGGAGATGAAGTATGACACCAAGAAGGCCCCTCTTG GGAAGCTGACGGTGGAGCAGATCCGTGCCGGGTTCCAGTCACTGCAGAAGGTGGAGGCGGTTCTGCGAGCCGGGGACACCGGGCGGGCCCTGCTGGAGGCCTGCAACGAGTTCTACACCCGCGTGCCCCATGACTTTGG GCTCCGGACCCCCCCATTGATCCGGACACGGCAGGAGCTTCAGGAGAAggtgcagctgctggag GCCCTGGGTGAGATCCAGATTGCCATCAGGCTGGCACACTTGGAGCTGCACGGCCAGGAGCATCCCCTGGACCAAAGCTACCGCAAGCTGGGCTGCGAGCTCCGCCCCCTGGACCGGGACTCCGCCCACTTCCAG GTGCTGGAGCGGTACCTGCTCTCCACCCATGCGCCCACCCACCGTGACTACTCCATGGAGCTGCTGGAGGCCTTCGCCCTGCGCCGGGCTGGCGAGCCCCCCTTCTGCACCAGCCTGCCCAAccg AATGTTGCTGTGGCACGGCTCCAGGCTGGGCAACTGGGTGGGGAtcctgagccaggggctgagagtGGCGCCCCCTGAGGCCCCTGTCACCGGCTACATG TTCGGGAAGGGCATCTACTTCGCAGACATGTCATCCAAGAGCGCCAACTACTGCTTCGCCTCACGCCAGCGCGACGtgggcctgctgctgctgtgcgAG GTGGCCCTGGGCGAgtgccaggagctgctggaggcaaATGCTGAGGCCAGGAAGCTGCCACCTGGGAAGCACAGTACCAAGGGGCTGGGGAAGCTAGCGCCCGCCCCCGCCAACAGCGTCATGCT GGATGGGGCTGCAGTGCCCCTGGGCCCAGCGGTGGAGACGGGCGTGACGAACCCCCATGGCTACACCCTCAACTACAACGAGTTTGTCGTCTACGACCCAGGCCAGGTGCGGATGCGCTACCTGCTCCAAGTGCGCTTCAACTTTGTGCAGCTGTGGTAA
- the PARP2 gene encoding poly [ADP-ribose] polymerase 2 isoform X7, with protein sequence MVQQNGQMGQDRCVAAAIQDQDSYFVWCWQGDKEGQWLPYPADTCLALEGARRGNGGPSLEVTFSQTRYTLDTAQMTQTNVRTGYQRRMERRESDAVDDDGASEPSSVPGFSSPQRPSAPKRPWDGGASPNPGAGGESTEVIKTLIVKGKAPVDPECLAKLGKAHVYCEGDDVYDVMLNQTNLQFNNNKFYVLQLLENDGSRSYSVWMRWGRVGRPGQHMLVSCAGDLVQAKEIFTKKFLDKTKNHWAERGNFQKVMGKYDLLHMDSQPPATELSCAGAPRPQLASQLDPRVQALLGLVCDLQAMEEMVLEMKYDTKKAPLGKLTVEQIRAGFQSLQKVEAVLRAGDTGRALLEACNEFYTRVPHDFGLRTPPLIRTRQELQEKVQLLEALGEIQIAIRLAHLELHGQEHPLDQSYRKLGCELRPLDRDSAHFQVLERYLLSTHAPTHRDYSMELLEAFALRRAGEPPFCTSLPNRMLLWHGSRLGNWVGILSQGLRVAPPEAPVTGYMFGKGIYFADMSSKSANYCFASRQRDVGLLLLCEVALGECQELLEANAEARKLPPGKHSTKGLGKLAPAPANSVMLDGAAVPLGPAVETGVTNPHGYTLNYNEFVVYDPGQVRMRYLLQVRFNFVQLW encoded by the exons ATGGTGCAGCAGAACGGACAGATGGGGCAGGACAGATGCGTGGCAGCAGCCATCCAGGACCAGGACTCCT ATTTCGTGTGGTGCTGGCAGGGGGACAAAGAGGGGCAGTGGCTGCCCTACCCTGCCGATACCTGCCTGGCGCTGGAGGGTGCGCGGCGCGGCAACGGGGGGCCCAGCCTAGAGGTGACGTTCAGCCAGACCCGCTACACATTGGACACGGCCCAGATGACCCAGACCAACGTCAGAACCGGATACCAGCGCCGGATGGAACGGAGGGAGTCAG ATGCTGTGGATGACGATGGGGCATCTGAGCCCAGCTCCGTCCCTGGCTTCTCGTCCCCACAACGGCCCTCAGCACCAAAGAGACCCTGGGATGGTGGGGCCAGCCCCAACCCCGGAGCCGGGGGAGAGAGCACAG AGGTCATCAAGACCCTGATTGTGAAGGGGAAGGCGCCGGTGGATCCCGAGTGCTTGGCTAAACTGGGGAAG GCCCATGTTTACTGCGAAGGGGACGATGTCTACGACGTGATGCTGAACCAG ACCAACCTCCAGTTCAACAACAACAAGTTCTACGTCCTACAGCTGCTGGAGAACGATGGGTCGCGGAGCTACAGTGTCTGGATGCGCTGGGGGCGTG TGGGGCGGCCAGGCCAGCACATGCTGGTGTCCTGCGCTGGGGACCTCGTCCAGGCCAAGGAGATCTTCACTAAGAA GTTCCTCGACAAGACCAAAAACCACTGGGCCGAGCGGGGCAACTTCCAGAAAGTGATGGGCAAGTACGACCTGCTGCACATGGACAGCCAACCCCCc GCCACAGAGCTGAGCTGCGCGGgggccccccggccccagctggcCTCACAGCTAGACCCCCGAGTGCAGGCGCTGCTGGGGCTGGTCTGTGACCTGCAGGCCATGGAGGAGATGGTGCTGGAGATGAAGTATGACACCAAGAAGGCCCCTCTTG GGAAGCTGACGGTGGAGCAGATCCGTGCCGGGTTCCAGTCACTGCAGAAGGTGGAGGCGGTTCTGCGAGCCGGGGACACCGGGCGGGCCCTGCTGGAGGCCTGCAACGAGTTCTACACCCGCGTGCCCCATGACTTTGG GCTCCGGACCCCCCCATTGATCCGGACACGGCAGGAGCTTCAGGAGAAggtgcagctgctggag GCCCTGGGTGAGATCCAGATTGCCATCAGGCTGGCACACTTGGAGCTGCACGGCCAGGAGCATCCCCTGGACCAAAGCTACCGCAAGCTGGGCTGCGAGCTCCGCCCCCTGGACCGGGACTCCGCCCACTTCCAG GTGCTGGAGCGGTACCTGCTCTCCACCCATGCGCCCACCCACCGTGACTACTCCATGGAGCTGCTGGAGGCCTTCGCCCTGCGCCGGGCTGGCGAGCCCCCCTTCTGCACCAGCCTGCCCAAccg AATGTTGCTGTGGCACGGCTCCAGGCTGGGCAACTGGGTGGGGAtcctgagccaggggctgagagtGGCGCCCCCTGAGGCCCCTGTCACCGGCTACATG TTCGGGAAGGGCATCTACTTCGCAGACATGTCATCCAAGAGCGCCAACTACTGCTTCGCCTCACGCCAGCGCGACGtgggcctgctgctgctgtgcgAG GTGGCCCTGGGCGAgtgccaggagctgctggaggcaaATGCTGAGGCCAGGAAGCTGCCACCTGGGAAGCACAGTACCAAGGGGCTGGGGAAGCTAGCGCCCGCCCCCGCCAACAGCGTCATGCT GGATGGGGCTGCAGTGCCCCTGGGCCCAGCGGTGGAGACGGGCGTGACGAACCCCCATGGCTACACCCTCAACTACAACGAGTTTGTCGTCTACGACCCAGGCCAGGTGCGGATGCGCTACCTGCTCCAAGTGCGCTTCAACTTTGTGCAGCTGTGGTAA
- the PARP2 gene encoding poly [ADP-ribose] polymerase 2 isoform X10 — MTQTNVRTGYQRRMERRESDAVDDDGASEPSSVPGFSSPQRPSAPKRPWDGGASPNPGAGGESTEVIKTLIVKGKAPVDPECLAKLGKAHVYCEGDDVYDVMLNQTNLQFNNNKFYVLQLLENDGSRSYSVWMRWGRVGRPGQHMLVSCAGDLVQAKEIFTKKFLDKTKNHWAERGNFQKVMGKYDLLHMDSQPPATELSCAGAPRPQLASQLDPRVQALLGLVCDLQAMEEMVLEMKYDTKKAPLGKLTVEQIRAGFQSLQKVEAVLRAGDTGRALLEACNEFYTRVPHDFGLRTPPLIRTRQELQEKVQLLEALGEIQIAIRLAHLELHGQEHPLDQSYRKLGCELRPLDRDSAHFQVLERYLLSTHAPTHRDYSMELLEAFALRRAGEPPFCTSLPNRMLLWHGSRLGNWVGILSQGLRVAPPEAPVTGYMFGKGIYFADMSSKSANYCFASRQRDVGLLLLCEVALGECQELLEANAEARKLPPGKHSTKGLGKLAPAPANSVMLDGAAVPLGPAVETGVTNPHGYTLNYNEFVVYDPGQVRMRYLLQVRFNFVQLW; from the exons ATGACCCAGACCAACGTCAGAACCGGATACCAGCGCCGGATGGAACGGAGGGAGTCAG ATGCTGTGGATGACGATGGGGCATCTGAGCCCAGCTCCGTCCCTGGCTTCTCGTCCCCACAACGGCCCTCAGCACCAAAGAGACCCTGGGATGGTGGGGCCAGCCCCAACCCCGGAGCCGGGGGAGAGAGCACAG AGGTCATCAAGACCCTGATTGTGAAGGGGAAGGCGCCGGTGGATCCCGAGTGCTTGGCTAAACTGGGGAAG GCCCATGTTTACTGCGAAGGGGACGATGTCTACGACGTGATGCTGAACCAG ACCAACCTCCAGTTCAACAACAACAAGTTCTACGTCCTACAGCTGCTGGAGAACGATGGGTCGCGGAGCTACAGTGTCTGGATGCGCTGGGGGCGTG TGGGGCGGCCAGGCCAGCACATGCTGGTGTCCTGCGCTGGGGACCTCGTCCAGGCCAAGGAGATCTTCACTAAGAA GTTCCTCGACAAGACCAAAAACCACTGGGCCGAGCGGGGCAACTTCCAGAAAGTGATGGGCAAGTACGACCTGCTGCACATGGACAGCCAACCCCCc GCCACAGAGCTGAGCTGCGCGGgggccccccggccccagctggcCTCACAGCTAGACCCCCGAGTGCAGGCGCTGCTGGGGCTGGTCTGTGACCTGCAGGCCATGGAGGAGATGGTGCTGGAGATGAAGTATGACACCAAGAAGGCCCCTCTTG GGAAGCTGACGGTGGAGCAGATCCGTGCCGGGTTCCAGTCACTGCAGAAGGTGGAGGCGGTTCTGCGAGCCGGGGACACCGGGCGGGCCCTGCTGGAGGCCTGCAACGAGTTCTACACCCGCGTGCCCCATGACTTTGG GCTCCGGACCCCCCCATTGATCCGGACACGGCAGGAGCTTCAGGAGAAggtgcagctgctggag GCCCTGGGTGAGATCCAGATTGCCATCAGGCTGGCACACTTGGAGCTGCACGGCCAGGAGCATCCCCTGGACCAAAGCTACCGCAAGCTGGGCTGCGAGCTCCGCCCCCTGGACCGGGACTCCGCCCACTTCCAG GTGCTGGAGCGGTACCTGCTCTCCACCCATGCGCCCACCCACCGTGACTACTCCATGGAGCTGCTGGAGGCCTTCGCCCTGCGCCGGGCTGGCGAGCCCCCCTTCTGCACCAGCCTGCCCAAccg AATGTTGCTGTGGCACGGCTCCAGGCTGGGCAACTGGGTGGGGAtcctgagccaggggctgagagtGGCGCCCCCTGAGGCCCCTGTCACCGGCTACATG TTCGGGAAGGGCATCTACTTCGCAGACATGTCATCCAAGAGCGCCAACTACTGCTTCGCCTCACGCCAGCGCGACGtgggcctgctgctgctgtgcgAG GTGGCCCTGGGCGAgtgccaggagctgctggaggcaaATGCTGAGGCCAGGAAGCTGCCACCTGGGAAGCACAGTACCAAGGGGCTGGGGAAGCTAGCGCCCGCCCCCGCCAACAGCGTCATGCT GGATGGGGCTGCAGTGCCCCTGGGCCCAGCGGTGGAGACGGGCGTGACGAACCCCCATGGCTACACCCTCAACTACAACGAGTTTGTCGTCTACGACCCAGGCCAGGTGCGGATGCGCTACCTGCTCCAAGTGCGCTTCAACTTTGTGCAGCTGTGGTAA